One Cupriavidus pauculus genomic window, GAACTCGAAGGTGTGACGCGCAATTTCATCAAGGCCGCGGCGGCGCATCCGGAGCTTGGGCGATTGACGAGCACGATTCAGGCCGCGTCTCGGCAGATGCGCGTAGAGGTGGACAAGGAGAAGGCGGAGACGATGGGCGTGCCGATCGCCGATGTCTACGGCACGCTGCAGACGCAGTTCGGTTCGCTGTATGTAAGCCAGTTCTCGCAGTACAGCCGCGTGTGGCAGGTGATCCTGCAAGCCGAACCGCAATACCGCGCGAACCCCGACGATCTGCAGTTCCTCTATGTGCGGCAGCAGAGCGGCAAGATGGTGCCCGTCACCGGGCTGCTGAAGACGCGTTACGCGAGCGGGCCCGATCTGCTCTCGCGCTTCAACAACTTCCCGGCAGCAAAGATCACCGGCGATGCGGCGGCGGGCTACAGCTCGGGACAGGCCCTGGCCGCGATGGAGGCCGTCGCGCGCGAGTCGCTGCCCGCAAGCTACAGCTTCGCGTGGAGCGGCGAGGCGTTCGAGCAGAAGAAGTCCGGCAATACGACGACGATCGTGTTCGTGTTCGGCATCGTGATGGTGTTCCTGATCCTCGCCGCGCAGTACGAGTCGTGGTCGCTGCCCATATCGATCCTGAGCGCGGTGCCGTTCGGCATTTTCGGGGCGCTGCTGGCGATCCTGTTGCGCGGGCTGTCCAACGACGTGTACTTCCAGATCGGCATGGTGACCCTGATCGGGCTCGCGGCCAAGAACGCCATCCTGATCGTCGAGTTCGCGGTGCTCAAGCAGAAGGAGGGCATGTCGCATGCGGACGCGGCCGTGGAAGCGGCCAAGCTGCGGCTGCGGCCGATCGTCATGACGTCCCTCGCATTCATTCTTGGCGCGGTGCCGCTGTTTATCGCGGCGGGCGCGGGCGCGAACTCGCGGCATTCCATCGGCACCGGCATCATCGGCGGCATGCTCGCGGCGACCACGCTCGCGCTGCTGTTCGTGCCGCTGTTTTCGTGGCTGATCGGCACGGGTGTGGACAAATGGCGCGCGCGCGGCGGCAAGGCGGCGCCGGCTGCGAATAGCACACCCGGGACGCCGCCGGCCGGAGAGGCGCCATGATCGCGCGGCGGCTCGCGCTCGCGACCGCGGCGCTCGGGGCTTTTGCCGCCGGCTGCGCGATCGGCCCCGACTACCAGCCTCCGGAGGTCGCGTCGCCCCCGTACTACCGGCTCGATACGGGCGCGCTGACCATCGAGGCGGACAGCGCATGGTGGAACACGTTCGACGATCCCGTGCTGACCGCGCTCGTGGAGACCGCGCTGCGCAATAGCTACGATGTGCGCATCGCCACGGCACGCATCGACGAGTTCCGCGGGCAACTGATGATCGCGCGGTCGGCGTTCTTTCCGCAGATCGGCGCAATGGCATCGGCCGCGCGGCAGCGCAGCGGCACGTTCAACACGCTGATCGGCACGCCGCTCGAAGCGTTCAGCGGGCCGCGCAACAGCTACCAGCTCGTGGCCAATGCCAGCTGGGAACTCGATGTCTGGGGCCGCATCCGCCGACAGGCAGAGGGCGCGGAAGCCGATCTCTGGAATGCCGAGTACACGCGGCGCGGCACCGTGCTCGCGCTCGCGGCCTCGGTGGTGCAGGGTTATGCGACGCTGCGAGGATTCGACGCGCAGCTCGAGATCGCCCGGCAGACGCTCGACGTCCGCGCGAAGGCGGTGGATATCTTCCGGCAGCGCTTCGAAGGCGGCGTGGTGTCGCAGGTGGAACTGGTACAGGCGGAGAACGACTACTACGCGGCGGAGTCTTCGATACCGCCGATCCGCACATCGATCGCGCAGACCGAAAATGCGCTGTCGGTGCTGCTGGGCCGCGAGCCCGGACCGATCGAACGCGGCAAGCCGTTCGATGCGCTGCAGGCGCCCGCTGTCGGCCCCGACATGCCCGCGATGCTGCTGTCGCGCCGTCCCGATGTGTTGCAGGCCGAGCAGGCCGCCGTGGCCGCGAATGCGCGGCTCGGCGCGGCGGAGGCGCTCTATCTGCCGACCGTCGATCTGTCGGCCATGTTCGGCGCGATTGCCGCCACGCCCGGGGCGCTGTGGCATAGCGCGTCGCGCGTATGGGGCGTGGGGGCGGGCATCACGCAGCCGATCTTCCAGGGCGGCGCGATTCGCGGGCAGGTGCAGAGCGCGGGATCCGTGCGCGATCAGGCCATGCTCGCGTATCAGGCGAGCGTGCTCAATGCGCTGGCGGATGTGAACAATGCGCTCGCGGCCAATATGGAATCGCGTGTCCGGCTCGCGAGCCTGCGGCGGCAGGAGCAGGCGCTCGTGATCTATGCCGATCAGGCCAATGCCCGTTACGAGGGCGGCTACACCAGCTATCTGGAGGTCACCGACGCGCGGGAGAAACTGTATTCGGTACAGCTGGCGGCGGTGCAGGGGCAGGTCGATGTGCTGACGGGCGTGGCCGCACTGTACAAGTCGCTCGGCGGCGGATGGCCCGCGGTGCCGGGCGAGGTGCGTGATGCGGGGATGATCGGCGATGCGCGGCAATTGCCGCCGCCGGCCGACCGGCAGTCGTCACGCTGATCTCATGCCTCGTCGTCGGCCATGGCCGCGACAGGCAGCATCGCGTTGAACCGCTCGAGCTCCGAGCGAAACGCCTGCGCGCCGGGACCCGGCACGATCTCCACGTCGCCGATGGTGATCTCGGTGCCGTCATCGCGCAGCAGTCGCGGTGGCCTGATCTCCGCGCCGTCGCGTCCGTCCTTCAGGATCGTCAGCGGCCCATGCTCGGTCGCGCGCCAGCGATCGGCCCATCCCTTCAGCGAGACGAACACCGGGAAGAACTCGCGGCCCGATTCGGTCAGCGTGTAGACATGCCGCGCGCCGCCGCCGGGCGTATGCGTTTTCTCGAGCAGGCCATGTTCGACGAGTGCCTTGAGGCGGTTGCTGAGAATGTTCGGCGCGATGCCGAGCCGGCGTTCGAACTCGTCGAAGCGCGTGCTGCCGTAGAACGCCTCGCGCATGATCAGCATGGCCCAGCGTTCGCCCAGCACACTCAGCGCGCGGGCAATCGGGCAGGGCATGGCCGAGAAATCTGTGGATGCCATGACATCGTCACTTTGATGGTACAAGTCTGTATCATCATAGCTTGCATCATGAAAGTATGAAACCCTCGTTTTTGCATGGGGGCATGATCGCGCGAACAATCGACCGATGCGCGCGGCTCCGCACGGATTTTGTCGGGAGCACGGCATGCGCGCGTATAGTGGCAGGGTCTTATCGTCCCCACGCGCGGGCTGCCAGCCGTCGCGCGATCGTTGCTGCCGCTGCGTCATGACCGACCCCACCGATCCCTCCTCCTCCGAACCCGCATCCGGCGAGGACGCCGCGTCGCGCGGTATCCGTCATCGCGCCCGGCATGCGATCGCGCGCAAGTCCCGTCAGGCCGGCCGCATCTCGCGCACGACGATGCGCTACGCCGTGTTCATGTGCGGCGCGGCCGGCGTCGCGCTGTTCTCGCTGGTCTTCGCATGGATCGCCGAAACCGCGCTGCGCTGGAACGCCCATCTGACCGCCGCCACGCCGTGGCTCGCATTCGTGATGCTGCCATTCGGCCTGGCCGCGCTGCGCTGGCTGACTATCCGCTATGCGGCGCAGGCGCGGGGCAGCGGCATTCCGCAGGTGCTGGCCGCGATCTCGCTGCCGCCCGACAGCGCCGCGCAGCGCGTGCTCGTGTCGTTCCGGCAGGCGATGTGGAAGGTGGTGCTGACCGCCGCCGCGCTGCTGGCGGGCGCGTCCGTCGGACGCGAGGGACCGTCGGTGCAGGTCGGTGCCGCGGCCATGCTGTCGTGGGGCCGATGGTGCGAGCAGAAGCTGCGCTTCCGCACCGGCTTCCATCCGAATGCGCTGATCGCCGCGGGCGCGGCGGGCGGGCTGGCCTCGGCCTTCAATACGCCGCTGGCCGGCGTGGTGTTCGCGATCGAAGAGCTCGGGCGCGGTGCCGCGATGCGCTGGGACCGCGTCGTGCTGTCGGGCGTGCTGACCGCGGGTTTCCTCACGCTCTCGCTGCTCGGCAACAATCCGTACTTCAGCATCAAGGTGCCGATTCTCGCGCTGCACGACGCATGGGGGCCCGTGCTGCTCTGCGCGGTCGTCAACGGCGTGCTCGGCGGGCTGTTCGCCAAGCTGCTGATCGGCGGCGTGCCGGGGCTGCTGCCGGCGCGCTGGCGCCAGTGGCCGCAGGCGCATCCGATCTGGGTGGCGTTCGGCTGCGGCCTGATCGTCGCCGCGATCGGCTTCGGCACGGCGGGCGCGACGTTCGGCACGGGCTATGAACAGGCGTCGGCGCTGATCAACGGCCATGGCGAGCGCTCGCCGTGGTTCGGCGTCGGCAAGTTCTTCGCGACCGTGCTGTCGTACTTCGCAGGCGTTCCGGGCGGGATCTTCACGCCGGCGCTGGCCATCGGCGCGGGCATCGGCGACAACGTCGCGCACATCCTCGGCTTTATGCCGGAGCCGCGCATGCTCGCGCTGATCTCGATGGCCGCGTTCCTCGCGGCCGCCACGCAGGCACCGATCACCGCGAGCGTGATCGTGATGGAGATGACGCGCACGCAGGACCTCACGGTGTTCCTGCTCGCGTCGTCGCTGCTGGCATCGTTCCTCGCGCGGCAGTTCTGCCCGCATCCGTTCTATCACCACATGGGCCACGCATTCCGTCGCGAAGCGGTTAACGTGACGCGGCGGCCATCGTCGGCAGAGTGAGCGCTCAGGGCATATGTGCGCGCGGCCGAGGGCCCGCTCGAATCGTGCGGTCACGCATGGATTTCCGTAACGCTTTGCCCTACCATGTGCCGCGCACGTACCCGTGGCGGCAGATCCGGGACGCGCGTGTGTTCCGGCGGCACACTCCACGCGCCGGCATGCCTTTCGATGCACTCGGGGGAGCGCAAGATGGCCACGCAACGACCTGTTGGCAGGGGACAGTCCCAGCAGAAACCGCAGCAACCCGGTGCGAACCGGCCC contains:
- a CDS encoding chloride channel protein; translated protein: MTDPTDPSSSEPASGEDAASRGIRHRARHAIARKSRQAGRISRTTMRYAVFMCGAAGVALFSLVFAWIAETALRWNAHLTAATPWLAFVMLPFGLAALRWLTIRYAAQARGSGIPQVLAAISLPPDSAAQRVLVSFRQAMWKVVLTAAALLAGASVGREGPSVQVGAAAMLSWGRWCEQKLRFRTGFHPNALIAAGAAGGLASAFNTPLAGVVFAIEELGRGAAMRWDRVVLSGVLTAGFLTLSLLGNNPYFSIKVPILALHDAWGPVLLCAVVNGVLGGLFAKLLIGGVPGLLPARWRQWPQAHPIWVAFGCGLIVAAIGFGTAGATFGTGYEQASALINGHGERSPWFGVGKFFATVLSYFAGVPGGIFTPALAIGAGIGDNVAHILGFMPEPRMLALISMAAFLAAATQAPITASVIVMEMTRTQDLTVFLLASSLLASFLARQFCPHPFYHHMGHAFRREAVNVTRRPSSAE
- a CDS encoding efflux transporter outer membrane subunit → MIARRLALATAALGAFAAGCAIGPDYQPPEVASPPYYRLDTGALTIEADSAWWNTFDDPVLTALVETALRNSYDVRIATARIDEFRGQLMIARSAFFPQIGAMASAARQRSGTFNTLIGTPLEAFSGPRNSYQLVANASWELDVWGRIRRQAEGAEADLWNAEYTRRGTVLALAASVVQGYATLRGFDAQLEIARQTLDVRAKAVDIFRQRFEGGVVSQVELVQAENDYYAAESSIPPIRTSIAQTENALSVLLGREPGPIERGKPFDALQAPAVGPDMPAMLLSRRPDVLQAEQAAVAANARLGAAEALYLPTVDLSAMFGAIAATPGALWHSASRVWGVGAGITQPIFQGGAIRGQVQSAGSVRDQAMLAYQASVLNALADVNNALAANMESRVRLASLRRQEQALVIYADQANARYEGGYTSYLEVTDAREKLYSVQLAAVQGQVDVLTGVAALYKSLGGGWPAVPGEVRDAGMIGDARQLPPPADRQSSR
- a CDS encoding winged helix-turn-helix transcriptional regulator, with the protein product MASTDFSAMPCPIARALSVLGERWAMLIMREAFYGSTRFDEFERRLGIAPNILSNRLKALVEHGLLEKTHTPGGGARHVYTLTESGREFFPVFVSLKGWADRWRATEHGPLTILKDGRDGAEIRPPRLLRDDGTEITIGDVEIVPGPGAQAFRSELERFNAMLPVAAMADDEA